Proteins from one Armatimonadota bacterium genomic window:
- a CDS encoding DUF748 domain-containing protein: MRTRKSTNRSASWVAVLVAVLVFCGASAWALEALRHRAREMAVAALGAGLGSDIAIGGIRGDPWQGVVLEAVSLPGPPDSRRPLLTARRATLAFDTQALVRALARRSGIARSIEQVILDEPVLALERDASGAWNIPPALGRIAGPPGAPAFVGRVIVRNGTVEFVDRRRVAPEVFRTRMAGVNGSADFAGAPRIALRASFQEERGGNRSPGRLQGTYTTSSRTLDLDLEASDGDAGAWGPYLMPGRDIRITGGRFGGSLHLLWTRTGVRSFTDYYGRIAVRDGRADVPSRRAVVSGVLGEIEMSSGRIRSPLLRGAIDGVPLEVSGEASFNGEPYLDLVVRSAAAEMTTLGRLLYPRAPHRLAGIAAGEVRVSGPFRALRAEGRIEMARARLDALPLSGASTEFTLQNQWLSLVNARGDVAGGTARGSAWWAVGAPEFSLAARLEGADAAILPRWVPAVPSGLRGRIGGSIAAVGGGRGLTLAGRAFLVGAAAGDVTLDSLEASFRSGSGGIALEHLRLGRGEAWAIASGYLRPGGDIALEARAGAVELSQLPPSLAREGLSGRADFAGRVLGSLRDPELAGTVLVREGAFAGLDFDVARGGVTLRQSGIRLDGLAVRSGRAHLRAAGSLTWRPVATLALDVEVERAPAAALGKAMALSMPVGGLADGSARIEGPLARPSAAGTVALREVEAGGQIADQASASFQWDGTRLVVTGGLLRRRDSEVSFSGVYHRRSGLAFDLAARRLDLADLTLPASNTAPMEGRFDAVGRITGLPASPAVALTFTSPDLVLNGTRFDQTSGEMRWKAGTLRVQPLVLRARSERYEVTGEIRTGSIPGATLSATVADGRLSTLLGLAGVRLAFPLDGTVSGSADLDGPMANPTARLDLRMASGKLGTHTIEGGGADLVLSDGFLTVREFELRSGRGRIAAAGRLNLRGENQIELSGTDLELDFLRPVLRLRRPLTGRLDFTMQLGGTLATPEIGFALEIARGGVEGATFDSLVANAYYREGLLQVQQALLVQSGHKLRLSGSLPFNPALGRFDERRPVDLRLGLADVNLGLLRLATDFVEEGTGAVEGEVRIGGTVGAPRLAGGVRVQDGRLRLRGMQAPVESLRLALQFDETTVRVAEGTARLGDGTVRLEGAARILGVSSTRPVLAVSEDAPLVLHASGARVAVPPYVDARASGSVRLWGTLGDARRPPTAEGRLTVSEGTVSITSAAGPPIAPRLPLAFRGLQFDAGRGLAVNIGGLKFDIVPGGSLLLTGTLRNPMLEGTVHAQEGTVAALGAVFSLREGTATFQPHMGLRPVISARADTQAGATHITLGVRGTAPDGLTLDLHSDPERPRAEIVALLAQQAGFTRLIEGDVEGALRAEIGRLLFGRVSLALGRAVGLTELVIEYDFERPLTLRAGKRLLPNLYLTAQTTFEERTRWLWALEYRFSRAWQFALRSDSAGHWDAIFWYATRF, encoded by the coding sequence ATGCGGACCCGCAAGAGCACGAACCGTTCTGCCTCCTGGGTTGCGGTGTTGGTGGCAGTCCTGGTCTTCTGCGGTGCATCGGCATGGGCACTGGAAGCCCTGCGGCACCGGGCGCGGGAGATGGCGGTCGCGGCGCTGGGCGCAGGCCTGGGGAGCGATATCGCCATCGGCGGCATCCGTGGCGACCCCTGGCAGGGTGTGGTCCTGGAGGCGGTCAGCCTGCCCGGGCCTCCGGATTCCAGACGCCCGCTGCTCACCGCACGCAGGGCAACGCTTGCCTTCGACACGCAGGCCCTGGTCCGTGCCCTTGCCCGCCGGAGCGGGATCGCGCGCAGCATCGAGCAGGTGATTCTGGATGAGCCCGTTCTGGCGCTTGAGCGTGACGCCTCAGGGGCCTGGAACATCCCGCCTGCTCTTGGACGCATAGCCGGTCCGCCCGGCGCCCCCGCGTTCGTGGGCCGGGTCATCGTACGCAATGGGACGGTGGAGTTCGTGGATCGCCGCCGCGTGGCGCCGGAGGTCTTCCGGACGCGGATGGCGGGCGTCAACGGATCCGCTGACTTCGCCGGGGCGCCACGCATCGCGCTGCGGGCATCGTTCCAGGAGGAACGAGGAGGCAATCGGTCCCCGGGAAGGTTGCAGGGCACCTACACCACCTCCTCGCGCACCCTGGATCTCGATCTGGAGGCCTCCGATGGGGATGCCGGCGCCTGGGGGCCCTACCTGATGCCGGGGAGGGACATCCGCATAACCGGCGGGCGGTTCGGCGGGTCGCTGCACCTGCTGTGGACGCGGACGGGCGTACGATCGTTCACCGACTACTACGGCCGCATCGCGGTGCGCGACGGACGCGCCGACGTGCCATCGCGGCGCGCGGTGGTCAGTGGCGTGCTGGGCGAGATAGAGATGAGCAGCGGGCGTATCCGAAGTCCGCTTCTCCGGGGAGCCATTGACGGGGTCCCGCTGGAGGTGAGCGGCGAGGCCAGCTTCAACGGAGAGCCGTATCTTGATCTGGTAGTGCGGTCCGCCGCCGCTGAGATGACCACGCTGGGAAGGTTGCTCTACCCCCGCGCTCCTCACCGTCTCGCCGGCATCGCCGCGGGCGAGGTCCGCGTGAGCGGGCCGTTCCGCGCTCTGCGGGCGGAAGGACGCATCGAGATGGCGAGGGCGCGGCTCGATGCCCTGCCGCTCAGCGGTGCGTCAACTGAGTTCACTCTGCAGAACCAGTGGCTGAGTCTTGTCAATGCCCGCGGCGATGTCGCAGGAGGCACGGCGCGCGGCAGCGCCTGGTGGGCGGTCGGCGCGCCCGAGTTCTCGCTCGCGGCGCGCCTGGAGGGCGCGGACGCGGCGATCCTGCCGCGCTGGGTTCCCGCGGTCCCTTCCGGGCTTCGCGGGCGCATTGGTGGCAGCATCGCCGCGGTGGGTGGGGGAAGGGGCCTCACGCTCGCCGGGCGCGCCTTTCTTGTGGGCGCCGCCGCCGGCGATGTCACGCTCGACTCACTCGAGGCCTCCTTCCGCTCGGGTTCAGGCGGCATCGCGCTGGAGCACCTGCGCCTCGGCCGCGGAGAGGCCTGGGCAATCGCCAGCGGATACCTGCGTCCGGGCGGCGACATTGCGCTGGAGGCACGGGCCGGGGCGGTCGAGCTCTCTCAGCTGCCGCCTTCACTCGCCCGCGAAGGCCTTTCCGGTCGCGCCGACTTCGCGGGTCGGGTGCTTGGATCGCTCCGGGATCCCGAACTGGCCGGCACGGTCCTAGTACGAGAGGGCGCCTTTGCAGGGCTGGATTTCGATGTCGCCCGGGGAGGTGTGACCCTCAGGCAGAGCGGTATCCGCCTGGACGGCCTGGCCGTGCGCTCGGGCCGCGCGCACCTCCGCGCCGCGGGTTCGCTGACCTGGCGCCCGGTCGCGACCCTGGCGCTGGACGTTGAGGTGGAGCGGGCACCGGCGGCCGCGCTGGGCAAGGCGATGGCCCTGTCCATGCCTGTGGGCGGCCTGGCTGACGGCAGTGCCCGGATCGAGGGCCCCCTGGCGCGGCCCTCTGCCGCGGGCACGGTGGCGCTGCGCGAGGTCGAGGCAGGAGGGCAGATTGCAGACCAGGCGTCTGCCTCCTTCCAGTGGGATGGTACACGCCTGGTCGTGACCGGCGGACTGCTCCGGCGGCGGGATTCCGAGGTCAGCTTCTCGGGTGTCTACCATCGGCGCAGCGGTCTGGCGTTTGACCTGGCGGCCCGCCGGCTGGATCTCGCCGACCTTACCCTGCCCGCTTCCAACACCGCGCCGATGGAAGGCCGGTTCGACGCCGTCGGCCGGATCACCGGGCTTCCGGCATCGCCCGCAGTGGCCCTAACCTTCACGTCACCGGATCTTGTGTTGAACGGCACGCGATTCGATCAGACCTCTGGGGAGATGAGATGGAAGGCCGGCACTCTGCGCGTGCAGCCGCTGGTTCTGCGCGCCCGGAGCGAGCGGTATGAGGTCACGGGCGAGATAAGGACTGGTTCGATCCCCGGCGCCACGCTGTCCGCGACGGTGGCGGATGGCCGGCTCTCGACGCTGCTGGGCCTGGCCGGTGTGCGACTTGCCTTTCCGCTGGACGGTACCGTCTCGGGATCCGCCGACCTGGACGGACCGATGGCGAACCCCACTGCCCGCCTGGATCTCAGGATGGCATCAGGCAAACTCGGCACCCACACAATCGAGGGCGGAGGGGCCGATCTGGTCCTGAGCGACGGTTTCCTGACGGTGCGGGAGTTCGAGTTGCGGTCCGGGCGCGGGAGGATCGCCGCCGCAGGGCGGTTGAACCTGCGCGGCGAGAACCAGATTGAGTTGAGCGGCACCGATCTCGAGTTGGACTTCCTCCGGCCGGTTCTGCGCCTGCGCAGGCCACTGACCGGCCGCCTCGACTTCACGATGCAGTTGGGAGGCACACTGGCCACGCCCGAGATAGGGTTTGCGCTGGAGATCGCCCGCGGCGGCGTGGAGGGTGCCACGTTCGACTCCCTCGTGGCGAACGCCTACTACCGTGAGGGGCTGCTTCAGGTGCAGCAGGCGCTTCTCGTGCAGAGCGGGCACAAGCTACGACTATCGGGCAGCCTGCCCTTCAACCCTGCCCTGGGGCGCTTCGATGAGCGCAGGCCCGTGGACCTCCGTCTGGGGCTGGCCGATGTCAACCTCGGACTGCTCCGATTGGCTACCGATTTCGTGGAAGAAGGAACCGGAGCCGTAGAGGGCGAGGTCCGTATCGGTGGAACTGTGGGCGCTCCGCGGCTGGCCGGCGGCGTGCGCGTCCAGGACGGCCGGCTGCGCCTGCGCGGCATGCAGGCACCGGTCGAATCGCTGCGCCTTGCGCTGCAGTTCGACGAGACCACCGTCCGCGTGGCCGAGGGAACGGCACGCCTGGGCGATGGCACCGTGCGCCTGGAGGGAGCCGCACGGATCCTGGGCGTTTCCTCCACCAGGCCGGTGCTCGCGGTTTCCGAGGATGCACCACTTGTGCTGCACGCGTCTGGTGCGCGGGTTGCGGTCCCTCCATACGTGGACGCCCGCGCGTCGGGATCGGTGCGCCTTTGGGGAACGCTTGGTGACGCGCGCCGTCCGCCCACGGCAGAGGGCCGGTTGACCGTCTCAGAGGGAACCGTAAGCATAACCTCGGCCGCCGGTCCCCCGATCGCCCCGCGCCTGCCGCTGGCATTTCGCGGCCTGCAGTTCGATGCCGGTCGCGGTCTTGCCGTCAACATCGGTGGCCTCAAGTTCGACATCGTGCCCGGGGGCTCGCTGTTGCTCACAGGGACGCTGCGCAACCCCATGCTCGAGGGCACCGTTCATGCCCAGGAGGGGACCGTGGCCGCGCTGGGCGCCGTGTTCAGTCTGAGGGAAGGAACGGCCACGTTTCAGCCGCACATGGGACTCCGCCCGGTCATCTCGGCCCGCGCTGATACGCAGGCAGGGGCGACGCACATCACGCTGGGCGTTCGCGGAACCGCGCCTGACGGATTGACCCTCGACCTGCACTCCGATCCGGAACGACCCCGCGCCGAGATCGTGGCCCTGCTTGCCCAGCAGGCCGGTTTCACGCGCCTCATCGAGGGAGACGTGGAGGGCGCGCTCCGGGCGGAAATCGGCCGGCTGCTGTTTGGACGGGTAAGTCTTGCGCTGGGCCGCGCGGTCGGTCTGACCGAACTCGTCATCGAGTACGACTTCGAGCGACCGCTGACGCTACGCGCAGGGAAGCGGCTGCTACCCAACCTGTACCTCACCGCACAGACTACCTTTGAAGAGCGCACGCGGTGGCTGTGGGCCCTGGAGTACCGATTCAGTCGCGCCTGGCAGTTCGCCCTGCGCTCGGACTCGGCCGGCCACTGGGACGCGATCTTCTGGTACGCCACCCGCTTCTAG